A single window of Zea mays cultivar B73 chromosome 10, Zm-B73-REFERENCE-NAM-5.0, whole genome shotgun sequence DNA harbors:
- the LOC100286339 gene encoding snRNP core Sm protein Sm-X5-like protein, with product MLFFSYFKELVGKEVTVELKNDLAIRGTLHSVDQYLNIKLENTRVVDQDKYPHMLSVRNCFIRGSVVRYVLLPQDGVDVDILHDATRREARGG from the exons ATG CTGTTCTTCTCCTACTTCAAGGAGCTCGTGGGGAAGGAGGTGACGGTGGAACTCAAGAATGACCTGGCGATCCGCGGGACGCTCCACTCGGTAGACCAGTACCTCAACATCAAGCTGGAAAACACCCGCGTTGTCGACCAGGACAAGTATCCCCACATG CTGTCAGTGCGGAACTGCTTCATCCGGGGCTCGGTGGTGCGGTACGTGCTGCTCCCGCAGGACGGCGTGGACGTGGACATCCTGCACGACGCCACCAGGAGGGAGGCGCGCGGAGGCTGA
- the LOC109939298 gene encoding protein ALP1-like isoform X1: MDPTIARRRLIAKAVVLVAVMSAWLDAWLRHRLHARRSITYGPMHQRDQERQNNLRFIYESTDVECVDLLRMRRAPFMQLCDLFRTRQLLRDSIHSSVEEQVAMFLHVVGHNQRFRVVHMTFRRSIETISRYFREVLYAVGELRNEMILPPSTATPTKIRDSHRWYPYFKDCIGAIDGTHVLARVPRNQRAAFLGRKHTTTQNILAAVDFDLRFTYVLAGWEGSAHDALILADALEREDGLKVPQGKFYLVDAGYAVRPGFLPPYRATRYHLSEYGGRNPQNPKELFNLRHSSLRVTIERAFGALKNRFKILYNKPFHPYKTQVKLVLACCILHNWILRHGNDEHVPLEDTWAANQLHEGAPLDLVMDNAAWSATRDNWAQQMWQNRG, encoded by the exons ATGGATCCTACTATTGCACGTCGGCGGCTAATTGCAAAGGCTGTGGTCCTTGTAGCAGTTATGTCAGCCTGGTTGGATGCATGGTTGAGGCACCGACTACATGCTAGGAGGTCTATCACTTATGGCCCAATGCACCAAAGAGACCAAGAGAGACAAAACAACCTGAGATTCATTTATGAATCCACTGATGTTGAGTGTGTTGACTTACTTAGGATGAGAAGGGCCCCTTTTATGCAGTTGTGTGACCTTTTTCGCACTAGGCAGCTATTGAGAGATAGTATTCATAGCTCAGTAGAGGAGCAGGTTGCCATGTTTTTACATGTGGTAGGTCATAATCAAAGGTTTAGAGTTGTACACATGACCTTTCGAAGGTCTATTGAGACCATCAGCAGATACTTCAGGGAAGTATTGTATGCGGTTGGTGAACTGAGAAATGAAATGATCTTGCCACCTTCAACTGCTACACCAACCAAAATTAGAGATAGCCACAGATGGTACCCCTATTTCAAG GACTGTATTGGTGCCATTGATGGCACTCATGTGCTAGCAAGAGTTCCTAGAAATCAGAGGGCTGCCTTCCTTGGCAGGAAACACACCACAACACAGAACATCTTAGCTGCTGTAGACTTTGATCTAAGGTTTACATATGTTCTTGCTGGCTGGGAGGGATCAGCACATGATGCCCTTATCCTTGCTGATGCCCTTGAGAGAGAAGATGGTCTAAAAGTGCCCCAAG GTAAATTTTACCTTGTGGATGCTGGTTATGCTGTCAGGCCTGGGTTTTTACCCCCTTACCGTGCCACACGGTACCACTTGAGTGAATATGGGGGGAGGAATCCACAGAACCCAAAAGAGCTCTTCAACCTTAGACATTCATCACTAAGGGTGACAATAGAGAGGGCCTTCGGTGCTTTGAAGAACAGATTCAAAATATTATACAACAAACCTTTCCATCCATACAAGACACAAGTAAAGCTAGTCCTAGCTTGTTGTATCCTCCACAACTGGATTCTTCGTCATGGGAATGATGAACATGTTCCACTAGAAGACACATGGGCTGCAAATCAACTTCATGAGGGAGCTCCCCTTGACCTTGTCATGGACAATGCTGCCTGGTCTGCTACCAGGGACAATTGGGCTCAACAGATGTGGCAAAATAGGGGATAG
- the LOC109939298 gene encoding uncharacterized protein isoform X2, which produces MLRISICIPPNLLLVPAMADMVSGVASQGARPALRWSAAMSEFVLRRFVELIGTGVRTDKGFKEIHLNSVAKNVFEFCGQEVTGQQVYNHLRKWRSRWVKVCKLKDISGALWDEDTFVISLEEGHYAAYIKDHPKDADYLNRPIENYMAMQIIFGSGVATGRFAMGSNEPLGKPSDIVDILDDGIEVTSEFVDASNLTGKGKTVDKGTPGDSIDTKPMSNLGKRKRYMTDEDVVVFNGMKEAVSDVAAAVRESIHAEAAPGIYNVVINCPGFSREALMYALNHMMEHKATSLVFLDMTPDDRDLWLKTFLAKHYHN; this is translated from the exons ATGCTGAGAATATCTATCTGTATTCCCCCTAATCTTTTACTTGTTCCAGCTATGGCTGACATGGTCTCTGGGGTTGCTAGCCAGGGGGCTAGGCCTGCTCTTAGGTGGAGTGCCGCAATGTCTGAGTTTGTTCTACGCCGTTTTGTTGAGTTGATAGGTACTGGGGTTAGGACTGACAAGGGTTTTAAGGAAATCCACCTTAACTCTGTTGCTAAAAATGTCTTCGAGTTCTGTGGCCAAGAAGTAACAGGCCAGCAAGTGTACAATCACCTTCGTAAGTGGAGGTCTAGGTGGGTCAAAGTTTGCAAACTGAAGGACATTAGTGGCGCTCTTTGGGATGAGGATACCTTTGTCATAAGCTTAGAAGAGGGTCATTATGCTGCTTACATCAAG GATCACCCAAAAGATGCTGATTACCTCAATAGGCCCATAGAGAACTATATGGCTATGCAAATCATTTTTGGAAGTGGGGTTGCCACTGGTAGGTTTGCAATGGGTTCAAATGAGCCTTTGGGCAAGCCAAGTGACATTGTTGACATCTTAGATGATGGCATTGAAGTGACCTCAGAGTTTGTTGATGCTTCCAATCTAACTGGCAAGGGAAAGACTGTTGATAAGGGTACCCCTGGTGACTCCATTGATACCAAGCCTATGTCCAACTTAGGGAAGAGGAAGAGGTACATGACTGATGAAGATGTTGTTGTGTTCAATGGGATGAAAGAGGCTGTATCTGATGTTGCTGCTGCTGTCCGTGAAAGCATCCATGCTGAAGCAGCACCTGGGATCTACAATGTTGTAATCAACTGTCCTGGGTTCTCTAGGGAGGCTCTCATGTATGCCCTAAACCACATGATGGAGCACAAGGCCACCTCCCTGGTGTTCCTGGACATGACTCCTGATGATCGTGACCTATGGCTCAAGACTTTCCTAGCCAAGCACTACCACAACTGA
- the LOC109939298 gene encoding uncharacterized protein isoform X3 — protein MADMVSGVASQGARPALRWSAAMSEFVLRRFVELIGTGVRTDKGFKEIHLNSVAKNVFEFCGQEVTGQQVYNHLRKWRSRWVKVCKLKDISGALWDEDTFVISLEEGHYAAYIKDHPKDADYLNRPIENYMAMQIIFGSGVATGRFAMGSNEPLGKPSDIVDILDDGIEVTSEFVDASNLTGKGKTVDKGTPGDSIDTKPMSNLGKRKRYMTDEDVVVFNGMKEAVSDVAAAVRESIHAEAAPGIYNVVINCPGFSREALMYALNHMMEHKATSLVFLDMTPDDRDLWLKTFLAKHYHN, from the exons ATGGCTGACATGGTCTCTGGGGTTGCTAGCCAGGGGGCTAGGCCTGCTCTTAGGTGGAGTGCCGCAATGTCTGAGTTTGTTCTACGCCGTTTTGTTGAGTTGATAGGTACTGGGGTTAGGACTGACAAGGGTTTTAAGGAAATCCACCTTAACTCTGTTGCTAAAAATGTCTTCGAGTTCTGTGGCCAAGAAGTAACAGGCCAGCAAGTGTACAATCACCTTCGTAAGTGGAGGTCTAGGTGGGTCAAAGTTTGCAAACTGAAGGACATTAGTGGCGCTCTTTGGGATGAGGATACCTTTGTCATAAGCTTAGAAGAGGGTCATTATGCTGCTTACATCAAG GATCACCCAAAAGATGCTGATTACCTCAATAGGCCCATAGAGAACTATATGGCTATGCAAATCATTTTTGGAAGTGGGGTTGCCACTGGTAGGTTTGCAATGGGTTCAAATGAGCCTTTGGGCAAGCCAAGTGACATTGTTGACATCTTAGATGATGGCATTGAAGTGACCTCAGAGTTTGTTGATGCTTCCAATCTAACTGGCAAGGGAAAGACTGTTGATAAGGGTACCCCTGGTGACTCCATTGATACCAAGCCTATGTCCAACTTAGGGAAGAGGAAGAGGTACATGACTGATGAAGATGTTGTTGTGTTCAATGGGATGAAAGAGGCTGTATCTGATGTTGCTGCTGCTGTCCGTGAAAGCATCCATGCTGAAGCAGCACCTGGGATCTACAATGTTGTAATCAACTGTCCTGGGTTCTCTAGGGAGGCTCTCATGTATGCCCTAAACCACATGATGGAGCACAAGGCCACCTCCCTGGTGTTCCTGGACATGACTCCTGATGATCGTGACCTATGGCTCAAGACTTTCCTAGCCAAGCACTACCACAACTGA